One window of Chamaesiphon minutus PCC 6605 genomic DNA carries:
- a CDS encoding O-antigen ligase family protein, which yields MMPNLLSLIPGATWKHPNPKLQLAWNSARIGFVIFPLVPLIGAIFIFRGLVHTWRHCGDEIRRRRSNWGLAILSPWLILVSLFGFQPGDAALGLVNFLPFFAFFAAYRMLIQSPDQLRQLAWIVTIPALPIMLLGLSQMFGWGTTIPLFDTGGYLWQMHPHGHPLGRMSAVFAHANPLAAYLQMVFIFSLGLIADRYQQAKATPTLKFWKAPAVWWLGVILGLCSICLILTSSRGAWGVAIASSLVFTIYQGWYWILGIVTAIGTVILSAAYAPAPLKEPLRSIVPRYFWARITDEMYPDRPEAMTRVAQWKFAWNLTQARPITGWGLQSFGPLYQQVSQIWLGYPHNLLLMLSSNLGIPATIALFGLVGWILSQGTLLFLNFPLQWRSERTIFFTYLIAFAGFIVFNITDVTALELRLNTHAWLILACICGIVDRAKSNG from the coding sequence ATGATGCCTAATCTCCTCAGTCTCATTCCTGGCGCGACATGGAAACACCCCAATCCGAAATTGCAACTAGCGTGGAATTCCGCACGGATCGGGTTTGTTATCTTTCCGCTCGTTCCGCTCATTGGGGCGATATTTATCTTTAGGGGATTAGTCCACACTTGGCGGCACTGCGGCGACGAAATTAGGCGACGGCGATCGAATTGGGGCTTGGCAATCTTGTCCCCATGGTTGATTCTGGTATCTTTATTTGGCTTTCAACCGGGCGATGCAGCATTGGGTTTGGTCAATTTTTTGCCATTTTTTGCCTTTTTTGCGGCTTATCGGATGCTAATTCAGTCGCCAGATCAGTTACGGCAACTGGCGTGGATCGTCACGATTCCAGCATTACCAATTATGTTGTTGGGTTTGAGCCAAATGTTCGGCTGGGGGACGACGATTCCCCTTTTCGATACGGGTGGCTATCTGTGGCAGATGCACCCACACGGACATCCCTTGGGGCGCATGTCGGCGGTGTTCGCACATGCCAATCCGTTGGCAGCTTACTTGCAAATGGTATTTATTTTCAGCTTGGGGTTAATTGCCGATCGATACCAACAGGCTAAGGCGACACCAACACTCAAGTTTTGGAAAGCTCCAGCGGTATGGTGGTTGGGAGTAATTTTGGGACTGTGTAGCATCTGCTTGATTCTGACTAGCTCTCGCGGTGCGTGGGGAGTGGCCATTGCCAGCAGCCTAGTATTTACGATTTATCAAGGCTGGTACTGGATTTTAGGCATAGTGACCGCGATCGGTACGGTCATTTTGAGTGCGGCTTACGCGCCAGCACCGCTCAAAGAACCGCTCAGATCGATCGTGCCACGTTATTTTTGGGCGAGAATTACCGATGAAATGTACCCAGATCGACCCGAAGCAATGACGCGCGTCGCCCAGTGGAAATTTGCCTGGAATCTGACCCAAGCGCGTCCGATAACTGGGTGGGGATTGCAAAGTTTTGGCCCGTTATATCAACAAGTCAGTCAGATCTGGTTGGGCTACCCGCATAATTTATTATTGATGCTGTCATCGAATTTGGGCATTCCCGCCACGATCGCGCTATTTGGCTTAGTCGGTTGGATTTTAAGCCAGGGGACGCTCCTATTTCTCAATTTTCCACTCCAGTGGCGATCGGAACGGACGATCTTTTTTACCTACCTCATTGCCTTTGCGGGGTTTATCGTCTTTAACATCACAGACGTGACTGCTTTGGAGTTACGCTTGAATACTCACGCTTGGCTGATTTTAGCCTGTATTTGTGGCATCGTCGATCGGGCGAAGTCTAATGGCTAG